In Lacrimispora indolis DSM 755, a genomic segment contains:
- the purN gene encoding phosphoribosylglycinamide formyltransferase, which yields MLRVGVLVSGGGTNLQAVLDAMDCGSITNAEIKVVISNNRNAYALERARNHGIPAFCISPGDFKGREEFYEELLLKIDEYCLDLIVLAGYLVTVPAAMIQKYKNRIINVHPSLIPAFCGKGYYGLKVHEAALARGVKVTGATVHYVDEGMDTGPILLQKAVEVLKGDTPESLQRRVMEEAEWQILPQAIQLIANGQEESR from the coding sequence ATGCTGAGAGTCGGCGTGCTGGTTTCCGGCGGAGGAACCAACCTTCAGGCAGTTTTAGATGCCATGGACTGCGGAAGCATCACCAATGCAGAGATAAAGGTGGTCATCAGCAACAACCGGAATGCTTATGCCCTGGAAAGGGCCAGAAATCATGGAATTCCGGCTTTCTGCATTTCTCCCGGAGATTTTAAGGGGAGAGAGGAGTTTTATGAGGAACTTCTTTTAAAGATAGACGAATACTGCCTTGACCTGATTGTTCTTGCCGGATATCTGGTCACGGTTCCGGCGGCTATGATACAAAAGTACAAGAACCGGATCATCAACGTTCATCCCTCCCTTATCCCGGCTTTTTGCGGAAAGGGGTATTATGGGCTTAAGGTGCACGAAGCTGCCCTGGCCCGGGGAGTGAAGGTTACTGGAGCAACAGTCCACTATGTTGATGAGGGGATGGATACTGGTCCGATTCTTTTGCAGAAGGCAGTTGAAGTTTTAAAAGGAGATACGCCGGAGTCATTGCAGCGGCGTGTCATGGAAGAGGCAGAGTGGCAGATCCTTCCCCAGGCCATACAACTGATTGCAAACGGACAGGAGGAATCGCGATGA
- the uxuA gene encoding mannonate dehydratase — translation MKMIMRWFPFGDDSVTLDQIRQTPGVSGVATCLPKVPVGQVWPLETIKALKEEINGAGLEMEVIESVNIHEDIKKGLSSRDEYIDAYIKTLEHLSLAGVKCLCYNFMPVMDWARSDLAFPAEDGSYVMAYRHDEVLQMNPEKMAKAMEGKARGYSLPGWEPERLYAMAQDIEFYQSMTREQYWNNMKYFLDAVVPYAEKYDIKMAIHPDDPPWPLYGLPKVITNAENIRTFLALNNSPYNGLTLCTGSLGSDLSNDLPAMMREFGGMKRIHFAHLRNVRHTSEKDFDEAAHLSSCGDLDMFAIVEALYESGFEGYIRPDHGRMIWGEQARPGYGLYDRAIGANYLLGLWEAIDKTHKNKK, via the coding sequence ATGAAAATGATTATGCGTTGGTTCCCTTTCGGGGATGACAGCGTGACGCTTGACCAGATCCGTCAGACCCCGGGAGTTTCCGGTGTGGCTACCTGCCTGCCCAAAGTGCCTGTGGGACAGGTTTGGCCCCTGGAGACCATAAAGGCCCTGAAAGAAGAGATCAATGGGGCCGGTCTTGAGATGGAGGTAATTGAAAGCGTCAATATCCATGAGGACATAAAAAAGGGCCTTTCTTCCAGGGATGAGTATATTGATGCTTATATAAAGACCCTGGAGCATTTAAGCCTGGCAGGCGTCAAATGTCTCTGCTATAATTTTATGCCGGTCATGGATTGGGCACGGAGTGACCTGGCTTTTCCGGCAGAGGATGGAAGCTATGTTATGGCATACCGCCATGATGAGGTGCTTCAGATGAATCCGGAAAAGATGGCAAAGGCCATGGAGGGAAAGGCCAGAGGGTATTCCCTGCCGGGCTGGGAACCGGAGAGGCTTTATGCCATGGCTCAGGACATTGAGTTTTACCAGAGCATGACAAGGGAACAGTATTGGAACAATATGAAATATTTTCTGGATGCAGTGGTTCCCTATGCGGAAAAGTATGATATTAAAATGGCGATCCATCCCGATGATCCGCCATGGCCTCTTTATGGGCTTCCAAAGGTCATTACCAATGCAGAAAATATCAGGACATTTCTTGCATTAAACAACAGCCCTTATAATGGACTGACTCTGTGTACAGGCAGTCTGGGAAGTGATTTAAGCAATGACCTTCCAGCTATGATGCGGGAATTTGGAGGTATGAAACGGATCCATTTTGCCCATTTAAGGAATGTACGCCATACTTCGGAAAAGGATTTTGACGAAGCTGCCCACCTTTCTTCCTGCGGGGATTTAGACATGTTCGCCATTGTGGAGGCTTTGTATGAGTCTGGCTTTGAAGGGTATATCCGGCCGGATCACGGCCGCATGATCTGGGGAGAACAGGCCCGTCCGGGATATGGGCTGTACGACCGGGCCATTGGAGCAAATTATCTGCTGGGTCTTTGGGAAGCCATTGATAAAACCCATAAAAATAAAAAATAG
- a CDS encoding glycoside hydrolase family 36 protein, which translates to MDRILKEYILGDMIARYYLDEEQHVGLELYPGDMPVPKNPGKRAKLDAMVQIKLAGDIYNGAYAPGNTLRNGESTDRLRYKSQEVIMEGDSQTILTCLWDERGYEVRHSLEWEKGQTWVEMWNELLNESRFPIEVEMISSFSLTGISPYLEGDGHNQVMVHRLMSRWSQEGRLTSQTMEELQLDTSWSREAVRCERFGQVGSLPVNRYFPFLAMEDKKNHVFWGVQLAHGASWQMEIYRVDENIAISGGLSDREFGHWMKTVRPGESFVTPKAIGTVCRTDSVDILTKRLTDAGQKAADEGPDPEQDLPMVFNEYCTTWGCPSHENIRKILESIKEKGFSYFVIDCGWYKEAGVPWDISMGDYHVSRELFPEGLEKTVKAIKEAGLKPGIWFEIENVGKASMAYQMEEHLLHLDGRVLTTTRRRFWDMNDPWVEEYLTERVIGLLKKYGFEYMKIDYNDTIGMGCDGYESIGEGLRKNVEKSYEFLEKVKREIPGIVLENCASGGHRLEPRFMAATSMASFSDAHECEEIPIIAANLHRAILPRQSQIWAVVREQDSLKRIAYSVINTFLGRLCLSGDVTKLDKKQWEVIELGMSFYKKIIPVIKSGQSYRFGPDVASIRHPEGWQAVVRIGEDGEKACVILHTFDGSLSEQIEIPLPPGCPVDVIEVYSDTREEVFVKNNVFRYRPKENRKAVAVLLKRI; encoded by the coding sequence ATGGACAGAATATTAAAAGAATACATATTAGGAGACATGATTGCACGCTATTATCTGGATGAGGAACAGCATGTTGGGCTGGAATTATATCCAGGGGATATGCCGGTTCCAAAGAATCCAGGAAAAAGGGCAAAGCTTGACGCCATGGTGCAGATAAAACTGGCAGGGGATATTTATAATGGAGCCTATGCTCCGGGCAATACTCTGCGAAACGGGGAAAGCACAGACCGTCTCCGCTATAAGAGCCAGGAAGTGATCATGGAAGGGGACTCACAGACGATCCTTACATGCCTGTGGGATGAACGGGGCTATGAAGTGCGGCACTCCCTTGAATGGGAAAAAGGGCAGACATGGGTGGAAATGTGGAATGAGCTGCTTAATGAAAGCAGGTTCCCTATAGAGGTGGAGATGATTTCCAGCTTTTCCCTGACAGGCATCTCCCCTTACCTGGAAGGCGACGGCCATAATCAGGTGATGGTGCACCGCCTGATGAGCCGGTGGAGCCAGGAAGGAAGACTTACCAGCCAGACCATGGAGGAGCTTCAGCTGGATACCTCCTGGTCCAGGGAGGCGGTAAGATGTGAACGATTCGGACAGGTAGGTTCCTTACCCGTAAACCGTTATTTCCCGTTCCTGGCCATGGAAGATAAGAAAAATCATGTGTTTTGGGGCGTCCAGCTGGCCCACGGCGCCTCCTGGCAGATGGAAATTTACCGTGTTGATGAAAACATTGCCATCAGCGGAGGACTTTCTGACAGGGAATTCGGTCATTGGATGAAAACAGTCAGGCCCGGAGAGTCATTTGTGACTCCAAAGGCCATTGGAACGGTATGCCGAACGGACTCTGTCGATATTTTAACAAAGAGGCTTACTGATGCAGGGCAAAAGGCAGCGGATGAGGGGCCTGACCCGGAACAGGACCTTCCCATGGTGTTTAATGAATACTGCACCACCTGGGGCTGTCCGTCCCATGAAAACATCCGGAAGATTCTGGAATCCATAAAGGAGAAAGGTTTTTCCTATTTTGTCATTGACTGCGGCTGGTACAAGGAGGCCGGGGTTCCCTGGGATATCAGCATGGGGGATTACCATGTATCCCGGGAGCTGTTCCCAGAGGGATTGGAAAAAACCGTAAAGGCAATCAAAGAGGCAGGCCTAAAGCCCGGCATATGGTTTGAGATCGAAAATGTGGGAAAGGCTTCTATGGCCTATCAGATGGAGGAGCATCTTCTGCACTTAGATGGAAGGGTGCTCACCACCACCAGGCGGAGGTTCTGGGACATGAACGATCCATGGGTGGAGGAGTATTTAACGGAAAGGGTCATCGGCCTTTTAAAGAAGTATGGTTTTGAGTATATGAAAATCGACTACAATGATACCATTGGAATGGGCTGCGACGGCTATGAGTCCATAGGAGAGGGGCTGCGGAAAAACGTGGAAAAATCCTATGAATTCCTGGAAAAAGTGAAACGGGAAATCCCAGGGATCGTGCTGGAAAATTGCGCCTCCGGCGGACACCGGTTAGAGCCCCGTTTTATGGCTGCCACAAGTATGGCTTCCTTTTCCGATGCTCATGAATGTGAGGAGATCCCCATCATTGCGGCCAACCTCCATCGGGCCATCCTGCCCCGGCAGAGCCAGATCTGGGCGGTGGTCAGGGAACAGGATTCCTTAAAACGGATCGCCTATTCTGTAATCAATACCTTTCTGGGGAGGCTGTGCTTATCGGGGGACGTGACAAAGCTGGATAAAAAACAATGGGAAGTCATTGAACTGGGAATGAGTTTCTATAAAAAAATTATTCCTGTCATAAAGAGCGGGCAGTCATACCGGTTTGGGCCGGATGTAGCGAGCATACGCCATCCGGAGGGCTGGCAGGCCGTGGTCCGTATAGGGGAAGACGGAGAGAAGGCCTGTGTCATCCTGCATACATTTGACGGCAGTCTGTCGGAGCAGATTGAGATCCCTCTTCCTCCAGGGTGTCCGGTGGATGTAATTGAGGTATATTCGGACACACGGGAAGAGGTTTTCGTTAAAAATAACGTATTCCGGTATCGGCCCAAGGAAAACAGGAAGGCAGTGGCAGTGCTGCTAAAAAGAATATAG
- a CDS encoding metal-sensing transcriptional repressor: MRQCMDSQNLHRRLNKIMGQLHAIDKMVDEDVPCEDVLIQINAAKNALHKVGQVILEGHLNHCVREGIEHGDAEKTIADFAKAVEHFSRMS, encoded by the coding sequence ATGCGGCAATGCATGGATTCTCAAAATTTGCACAGACGCCTGAACAAAATCATGGGACAGCTTCATGCTATTGATAAAATGGTAGACGAGGATGTTCCCTGTGAAGATGTCCTCATTCAAATAAACGCCGCAAAAAATGCTTTGCATAAGGTAGGCCAGGTGATTTTGGAAGGCCATTTAAACCACTGCGTCCGGGAAGGCATTGAGCATGGAGACGCGGAAAAAACCATAGCGGATTTTGCCAAGGCCGTTGAACACTTTTCAAGAATGTCATAA
- a CDS encoding DUF2294 domain-containing protein: MTKGQLEARISEIVSKFEVEYMGRGPKTIRTYILSDMIIVRLIGFLSPSEKKLTESPQGVELLKKVRTSLFEGGREYLEKLLADIMDAAIVSTHSDISTKTGEKIIVITVDKNLEELFTVK; the protein is encoded by the coding sequence ATGACAAAAGGTCAATTAGAAGCCAGGATCAGTGAAATTGTCAGCAAATTTGAAGTGGAATATATGGGAAGGGGTCCAAAGACCATCCGCACCTATATTTTAAGTGATATGATTATTGTCAGATTAATAGGATTTTTAAGTCCTTCTGAGAAAAAGCTGACAGAGAGTCCGCAGGGCGTCGAATTACTTAAGAAAGTCCGCACTTCATTATTTGAGGGCGGCAGGGAATATCTGGAAAAATTATTAGCAGATATCATGGATGCAGCGATAGTCAGCACTCACTCTGATATCAGCACGAAAACAGGTGAAAAAATCATTGTCATCACTGTTGATAAGAATTTAGAAGAGCTTTTTACAGTTAAATAA
- a CDS encoding DUF4914 family protein, whose protein sequence is MLESLRDMNLPEYVQDILAQSKGVVIPKTREELLTLAMGNAENTEFRIEYEVKGKGTVLEATATKCKNGVVVNYTDDYMRRRDPDCLLIADKKPTDKPRYEEVYPSDFDSLRTETFDWLKNQELIFFPFKSGGLEYGYDSILISPLNAGFFAAGLADLQGFLNIDEISSGFEPRAVVFLAPPFRHTHFDGKQIVVHNRLEEIHEVYSYNLYPGPSAKKGIYGVLLNIGEEEGWVTAHASTVKVITPYDNEIVIMHEGASGGGKSEMIEDIHKEMDGRAILGRNTVTGEKNYLVLNETCDLIPVTDDMALCHPKMQNDSKKLVVKDAESAWFLRLDNIKCYGTSPQYEKILIQPEEPLIFLNMQAVAGATCLVWEHTLDQNGKPCPNPRVILPRRLVPKAIDTPVEVDVRSFGVRTPACTKENPTYGILGILHILPPALAWLWRLVAPRGFNNPSIIDSLEMTSEGVGSYWPFATGKMVTQANLLLDQILHSTNTRYVLIPNQHIGAYEVSFMPQWVAREYIARRGSAKFKPEHLVEARCPILGFGLDSLKIDGQYIRRAFLRPETQQEVGVQGYDAGAKILTDFFTQELMKYYTDDLNPLGKQIIDMFLAGATVKEYLEILPMRY, encoded by the coding sequence ATGCTGGAATCTTTACGTGATATGAATTTACCCGAATATGTACAGGACATATTGGCTCAGTCAAAAGGTGTTGTTATTCCAAAGACAAGGGAAGAGCTGCTGACCCTGGCAATGGGAAATGCAGAGAATACCGAGTTTCGCATTGAATATGAAGTGAAAGGCAAAGGCACGGTATTGGAAGCAACCGCTACAAAGTGTAAAAACGGTGTTGTGGTCAATTATACGGATGACTATATGAGAAGGCGTGATCCGGACTGTCTGCTGATTGCAGATAAGAAGCCAACGGATAAACCCAGATATGAGGAGGTTTATCCGTCTGATTTTGATTCCTTAAGAACGGAAACCTTTGACTGGCTGAAAAATCAGGAGCTGATTTTTTTCCCATTTAAATCAGGCGGACTTGAATATGGATATGATTCGATTTTGATCTCGCCGTTAAACGCAGGTTTTTTTGCTGCCGGACTTGCAGATTTGCAGGGATTTTTAAATATTGACGAGATTTCTTCCGGCTTTGAGCCAAGAGCCGTTGTTTTTCTGGCTCCTCCATTCAGACATACTCATTTTGACGGAAAGCAGATCGTTGTCCATAACCGTCTGGAGGAAATTCATGAAGTATATTCCTATAATTTATATCCTGGCCCAAGCGCCAAAAAGGGAATTTACGGAGTTCTTCTAAATATCGGTGAAGAGGAAGGCTGGGTGACTGCTCATGCATCAACCGTAAAAGTCATCACCCCTTATGACAATGAGATCGTGATCATGCACGAAGGCGCCTCAGGCGGCGGGAAAAGTGAAATGATCGAAGACATCCACAAAGAAATGGATGGCAGAGCTATCTTAGGCAGAAATACGGTGACTGGTGAAAAGAACTATCTGGTATTAAATGAAACCTGTGATCTCATACCTGTGACAGATGATATGGCATTGTGCCATCCGAAAATGCAGAATGACAGCAAAAAGCTGGTTGTCAAGGATGCAGAATCCGCATGGTTTCTGCGGTTGGATAATATCAAATGCTACGGTACTTCACCCCAATATGAAAAAATACTGATCCAGCCGGAAGAGCCTCTTATTTTCTTAAATATGCAGGCAGTAGCCGGTGCAACCTGTCTGGTTTGGGAGCATACCCTGGATCAGAACGGAAAACCCTGCCCCAACCCCCGTGTCATTTTACCAAGAAGGCTGGTTCCCAAGGCCATTGACACTCCTGTGGAAGTGGATGTGAGAAGCTTTGGCGTACGGACTCCCGCATGTACAAAGGAAAACCCCACCTACGGAATCCTTGGAATTCTGCACATCCTGCCCCCCGCCCTGGCCTGGTTATGGCGTCTGGTGGCACCAAGGGGATTTAACAATCCAAGCATTATTGATTCTCTGGAAATGACCAGTGAAGGCGTCGGCTCTTACTGGCCTTTTGCAACCGGTAAAATGGTGACTCAGGCCAACCTGCTCCTTGACCAGATTTTGCATTCGACCAATACCCGGTATGTCCTGATCCCCAACCAGCATATCGGCGCCTATGAGGTGAGCTTTATGCCCCAGTGGGTTGCCAGAGAGTACATTGCCCGCCGCGGCAGCGCCAAGTTTAAACCGGAGCATCTGGTGGAAGCACGCTGTCCGATTCTGGGCTTTGGCCTTGATTCCTTAAAAATTGACGGCCAGTACATCAGAAGAGCATTTTTAAGGCCAGAGACCCAGCAGGAGGTGGGAGTGCAGGGATACGATGCCGGAGCAAAAATACTGACAGACTTCTTTACTCAGGAGCTGATGAAATATTATACCGATGATTTAAATCCGTTAGGAAAGCAGATCATTGATATGTTCCTTGCAGGGGCTACGGTTAAGGAGTACTTGGAAATCCTCCCAATGAGATATTAA
- a CDS encoding heavy metal translocating P-type ATPase, with protein sequence MISFIKDDEKRTVLFLILSAPALIVSFFHIGNFPVDPAWAAILLCGIPIVKGAAAQLVTEFDIKADVLVSIALVASIVIGEIFAAGEVAFIMAIGAYLEERTVANARAGIEKLVHLTPTTARVVRECKEEIIPAEQVKIGDVLRVLAGETIAVDGAILKGQTSIDQSVMTGESLPVDKSEGDEVFSGTVNQFGTFDMTAQKVGEDSSLQRMIRLVESADAGKAKIVGIADRWATWIVVIALLAAAITWFVTGEVIRSVTILVVFCPCALVLATPTAIVAGIGNAAKWGILVREGDALERLSQVKRIAFDKTGTLTYGKPAVTQIHSMDPELEEKALLTLAASAESRSEHPLGKAIVADYRQKTGTMPVQPEEFKLLAGRGVAAQVSGQKILAGNEAFMTEQKISISEKLQASARKAKADGSTIIYIARNQAAAGMIALSDTLRPDSAQMVEAIHQTGVKTVLLTGDTEAAASHIAAAAKIQDVRADCLPEKKLEEIRRFQEQGEPVCMVGDGINDAPALKSALVGIAMGGIGSDIAIDAADIVLVGDDIREIPHLLQLAKKTMKTIRVNLTASMMLNFIAIALAITGVLTPVLGALVHNAGSVAVIINSSLLLKWRKIK encoded by the coding sequence TTGATTTCATTTATAAAAGATGACGAAAAACGGACTGTGCTTTTCCTCATCCTATCTGCTCCCGCACTGATCGTCAGCTTTTTTCATATTGGTAATTTTCCGGTTGACCCGGCGTGGGCAGCTATTTTACTCTGCGGCATTCCCATTGTAAAAGGGGCTGCCGCCCAGTTGGTCACGGAATTTGACATTAAGGCGGATGTTCTGGTATCCATTGCGCTTGTTGCGTCTATTGTCATCGGAGAGATCTTTGCGGCCGGAGAAGTGGCATTTATTATGGCCATTGGAGCTTATCTGGAGGAACGCACGGTGGCCAATGCCCGTGCAGGCATTGAAAAACTGGTTCATTTAACACCCACCACCGCCCGTGTGGTGCGGGAATGCAAAGAAGAGATCATTCCTGCTGAACAGGTAAAAATCGGAGATGTGCTTCGCGTATTGGCTGGAGAAACCATTGCTGTTGACGGTGCCATCCTCAAGGGGCAGACTTCCATCGATCAGTCTGTCATGACAGGAGAATCCCTTCCTGTGGACAAAAGCGAAGGCGATGAGGTATTCAGCGGAACAGTCAATCAATTCGGTACCTTTGACATGACCGCACAAAAAGTCGGCGAGGACAGCTCCTTGCAGCGAATGATCCGCCTGGTAGAGTCCGCTGACGCCGGAAAAGCAAAAATCGTGGGCATTGCTGACCGTTGGGCGACATGGATCGTTGTAATCGCATTGCTGGCCGCCGCAATTACCTGGTTTGTTACAGGGGAAGTCATACGTTCTGTTACTATTTTGGTTGTATTCTGTCCCTGTGCACTGGTGCTCGCCACTCCCACCGCCATTGTGGCCGGTATCGGAAACGCAGCAAAATGGGGGATACTCGTCCGGGAGGGGGATGCTTTGGAGCGGCTGTCCCAGGTAAAGCGCATTGCTTTTGACAAAACCGGTACCCTTACCTACGGGAAACCTGCCGTAACGCAGATACATAGTATGGATCCGGAATTAGAGGAAAAGGCACTGCTTACCTTAGCTGCTTCAGCGGAATCACGTTCGGAACATCCCTTAGGCAAAGCAATTGTTGCCGACTACCGGCAAAAGACCGGTACCATGCCGGTACAGCCGGAGGAATTTAAGCTGCTGGCCGGGCGAGGTGTTGCTGCCCAGGTTTCCGGGCAGAAAATTCTCGCTGGAAATGAAGCATTCATGACAGAGCAGAAAATTTCTATTTCAGAGAAACTTCAGGCATCTGCAAGAAAGGCAAAGGCAGACGGATCCACCATCATCTATATTGCAAGGAATCAGGCTGCCGCCGGCATGATCGCGCTGTCAGATACCCTGCGTCCTGACTCTGCCCAGATGGTGGAAGCAATTCACCAAACCGGAGTGAAGACAGTACTGCTGACAGGAGACACGGAAGCCGCTGCTTCTCATATAGCTGCGGCTGCAAAAATCCAGGATGTACGGGCGGACTGCCTGCCGGAAAAGAAGCTGGAGGAAATCCGCCGGTTTCAGGAACAAGGCGAACCGGTTTGCATGGTAGGTGACGGCATAAACGATGCACCGGCTCTGAAAAGCGCCCTGGTGGGCATTGCTATGGGCGGCATTGGCAGTGATATTGCCATCGATGCAGCGGACATCGTCCTGGTGGGCGACGATATCAGGGAAATCCCTCATCTCCTGCAGCTGGCAAAAAAGACGATGAAGACAATCAGGGTCAACCTTACCGCATCCATGATGCTGAATTTTATTGCCATCGCTCTTGCCATTACAGGTGTCTTAACCCCGGTGCTGGGGGCGCTGGTACACAATGCCGGCTCAGTCGCCGTTATTATTAATTCATCACTGCTATTAAAATGGAGGAAAATAAAATGA
- a CDS encoding GntR family transcriptional regulator: MRLTERYSKETGREYALRMLKDNIIHLDLIPGSMLSENELSAEMHLSRTPVREALIELSKVKIVEIYPQKGSAVALIDYNLVEEARFMRNVLECAVVELACKMAGKEAVMELKENVKLQEFYLENRSPEKLLKLDDEFHRLLFHITGKNQVYQLMDSITIHFDRIRSMSLIAVKDLKTISDHQAIVEAIAAKDGAMAKELMEKHLSRYKIDEEALRKEYPGYFR; this comes from the coding sequence ATGCGGCTGACAGAACGGTATTCCAAAGAGACAGGAAGGGAATATGCACTGAGGATGTTAAAGGATAACATCATACATCTTGATTTAATTCCCGGGAGCATGTTGAGCGAAAATGAATTATCCGCGGAAATGCATTTGTCCCGGACTCCGGTACGGGAAGCCTTAATCGAGCTGTCAAAGGTGAAAATCGTGGAGATTTATCCGCAAAAGGGAAGTGCGGTGGCTTTGATCGATTATAATCTGGTGGAAGAGGCACGTTTTATGCGTAATGTCCTGGAATGCGCAGTTGTGGAGCTGGCCTGTAAGATGGCTGGAAAAGAAGCGGTCATGGAGCTGAAAGAGAATGTAAAGCTTCAGGAGTTTTATTTGGAAAACCGTTCTCCTGAAAAGCTTCTTAAGCTGGATGATGAATTTCACCGGCTGCTGTTTCACATAACCGGCAAAAACCAGGTCTATCAGCTCATGGACAGCATTACCATTCATTTTGACCGGATACGCAGCATGTCACTGATCGCTGTGAAGGATTTGAAAACGATTTCCGACCATCAGGCCATTGTGGAAGCCATAGCTGCTAAGGACGGAGCCATGGCAAAAGAATTGATGGAAAAGCATTTATCCAGATATAAGATCGATGAGGAAGCTCTGAGAAAAGAGTATCCGGGGTATTTTCGTTGA
- the purD gene encoding phosphoribosylamine--glycine ligase encodes MKVLIIGGGGREHAIAWKTAQSPKVDKLYCAPGNAGIGEIAECVDIGVMDFDRQVAFAREKGIDLTIIGPDDPLVAGAVDAFEAAGLRVFGPRKSAALLEGSKSFSKDLMKKYGIPTAAYEVFDSPEAALSYLETAGMPIVLKADGLALGKGVLICNTRKEAEDGVRALMLDKRFGSAGDRIVAEEFMVGREVSVLSFVDGKTVKIMTSAQDHKRAKDGDQGLNTGGMGTFSPSPFYTEEVDEFCKAYIYQATVDAMKAEGREFKGIIFFGLMLTEKGPRVLEYNARFGDPETQVVLPRMKNDIVEVFEACIDGTLEEMDLQFEDNAAVCVVLASEGYPEIYEKGYPIDGLEAFKDRDGYFAFHAGSKLDGNGTVVTNGGRVLGVTAVGRDLKEAREKAYEAAEWVSFENKYMRHDIGKGIDEAG; translated from the coding sequence ATGAAGGTCTTGATCATAGGCGGCGGCGGGCGTGAACATGCCATTGCATGGAAGACAGCCCAAAGCCCTAAGGTGGATAAATTATATTGTGCCCCTGGAAACGCAGGGATCGGAGAGATTGCGGAATGCGTTGACATCGGAGTAATGGATTTTGACAGGCAGGTGGCCTTTGCCAGGGAAAAGGGGATCGATCTGACTATTATAGGGCCGGATGATCCTTTGGTAGCAGGAGCTGTGGATGCGTTTGAAGCAGCCGGGCTTCGGGTATTCGGTCCCCGGAAATCTGCGGCTTTGCTGGAAGGATCCAAATCATTTTCCAAGGATCTGATGAAAAAATATGGGATTCCCACAGCAGCATACGAAGTCTTTGACTCCCCGGAGGCTGCCTTAAGCTATCTGGAGACTGCCGGAATGCCCATTGTTTTAAAAGCGGATGGCCTTGCCTTGGGAAAAGGAGTTCTGATCTGCAATACAAGGAAAGAAGCGGAAGACGGAGTAAGAGCCCTGATGCTTGATAAGCGTTTTGGCTCCGCAGGAGACCGGATCGTGGCGGAAGAATTTATGGTTGGCCGGGAGGTATCTGTGCTCTCCTTTGTGGATGGAAAGACCGTTAAAATCATGACCTCCGCCCAGGATCATAAGCGGGCAAAGGACGGGGACCAGGGCCTTAATACAGGGGGTATGGGAACCTTTTCACCTAGTCCGTTTTATACGGAAGAAGTGGATGAGTTTTGCAAAGCTTATATCTATCAGGCAACAGTAGATGCCATGAAAGCGGAAGGACGGGAATTTAAGGGAATCATATTTTTTGGACTGATGCTGACGGAAAAAGGCCCCAGAGTGTTGGAATACAACGCCAGATTCGGGGATCCGGAGACACAGGTGGTGCTTCCTCGGATGAAAAATGATATTGTGGAGGTTTTTGAAGCCTGTATTGACGGGACTTTGGAAGAAATGGACTTACAGTTTGAAGATAACGCGGCGGTCTGCGTGGTTCTGGCGTCGGAAGGATATCCGGAAATATATGAAAAGGGGTATCCTATTGACGGGCTGGAGGCATTTAAGGACAGGGATGGATACTTTGCCTTTCATGCAGGAAGTAAGCTGGACGGCAATGGAACTGTGGTGACCAACGGCGGCAGAGTGCTGGGAGTGACGGCAGTCGGAAGAGACTTAAAGGAAGCCAGAGAAAAGGCCTATGAGGCAGCGGAGTGGGTTTCTTTTGAGAATAAGTACATGAGACATGATATTGGTAAGGGGATCGATGAAGCCGGCTGA